Below is a window of Senegalia massiliensis DNA.
CTTACCATTGATAAAACTTCACCAGTTATTGGATGTATGGCAACAGATGCCCCTACATTTCCATCCATTTCATTATATATTTTCTTTTGTAAATCCATATCTATAGATAACTTTAAATCTTTGCCATCTTCAGGCCTAGTTTTTGCTAAAACTACCTTATCTATTTCCTTTCCATCATTTATCTTAGATATATATATTTCTTTACCATCTTTAGAACGAAGACTTTCTTCATAAACTGACTCTAGTCCTAGTTTACCAACTATACTTGTACTGTTATATATACCTTCTTTATCCTTTTCTAATTCTTCAGCTGTTATAGAGCCAGTATAGCCAATTAAGGATCCAAAAGCTTCTCCTCCAGGATATATTCTTTCTTTAACTTCTTGATGTTTTACACCTTTGATATCAAGAAGTTGCGAAAGTTTTGTATCATCTACTGACAATTTTACTATAGGAATAAAATATTCTGGATTAGTATTTTTGTCTAATTTATCTTCTATTAATTCTTTGTCTATGTCGAGAATGTTTGACATATTAGATATATTAGATTCTTTATTTTCTTCAAATAATTTAGGATATATACCTATGTTATATCTTGTCCCATTTACAGCAAGCCCATTTCCAGATTTGTCGTATATTTCTCCTCTTTCTGAATATAATGTTTCAATTCTAACTTTATCCTCTTTATTCATATCTGGGAAAATTAAATTTTCATCCCATTTCACATGCCAATTATTTTCTCCATCTATATCCTCTTCTACCATTCTAATATTAAAATCTTCTAGTTTTATTTCACCTGCTATTGAATCCATCTTCAACGTAAATTTCAATGTATCATCTTTATCTTGTTCGTCATTTAATTCTATATGTATATCCTTAGCTCCAATACCATCATATATATTAGTATATCTTGTTATAAAGTCTTCTTTTGATATATATTTTTTTGAATCAGTTGATAAAATGTCATACATTTTTTCATAATCTTTAGATGCCCAGCTATCTTTATACGCATTAAATGCATCTTCTTTAGTCTGACTACTACATCCAGTAAATATTAATACAGTCATTAAAAATACGACTATAATTAAAATACTTATTTTATGTTTATTCAATTTATACACCCCTTATACAAAATAATATTAAAGGCAACCTATTTACTTCAATAGGTCGCCTTTTTAATTAGCTAATTGGTTCCATATACATCATAGATCTCTTTTCTGGTGTTAATACTTTTTGATGAGCAAGTAACCCGTTAAAAAATCTTATTAAATCATTTTGAATTATATTATTAGATAAATCTATCTTTTTATCTATCATTTCATTTGTAACAATTAAATTTGGATTTTCTATTACTTCATCACTTTCAAATGAATACAGTTTTGAAGATGATGCTGAATAAAAATGTTTTTTATTCAACCATGATCCATCAGGAAATACCACATTATTTTCTTTTACACTCATAATGTCATTACCTAATTGATAAGGATTAAATATCCCTAACATATTTGAAATTGTAGGTAGAGCATCTACCATTCCCATTGGTGTGTTGATAGTTTCATTAAATTGCTTATCTTTAGACCAAACAATAAATGGAGTTCTTTTTAATTGCTTTTTAAATCTTCCATTCATAGCTGTATATTCTGGATCTTCTTTTGTATAATATTCTCCTGTATCTTGATTATAATTAAATGTCTTTCTGTAATCATCAGTTGATATTTTAGCATGGTGGTCACCATATAAAACTACTACAGCATTATCTAATAATCCTTCTCTATCCATTCCTTCTATAAATGATTGTAAAGCTAAATCAGCATAATGATAAGATTTTAAGTAATTTCCTATATCTGTGCCTTCTAAATGTCCTACATTAAACCCTGGATATTTTTCTACATCATCAAAAGGATAATGATTGGAAAGAGTTATAAGAGTTGACATAATTGGCTTCTGTTGTTCTTGTTTAACCTGCTTTATTTTTTGAATTGATTGGTTAAAGAAAGATTTATCACTTAATCCTAATCCTAATCCTATTTCTTCATCAATTACATAATCATCTTTAGAAAAAAACTTGTCATAACCTAACGTTTTGTGCATCACATTTCTATTCCAAAAGTCTCCATTATTACCATGCATACTCATTGTGTAGTATCCTTTATCTTTCAATAATTTTTGCAAAGATACATAATTTCTATCAGCATGAGTCATAAAGACCGTTCCATTATTTATTGGCAAAAGTGAAGTATTAAATGTAAACTCTGAATCACTACTTGTTCCTACTGAATGCTGAGGATAGAAGTTATCAAAATATAGCCCTTCACTAGCCATTTTATTTAAAAACGGAGTTACAGAACCATCTTCAAATTCTAAATCCATAGCAAATCTTTCTGCACTTTCATAATGTATTACATACACATCTTTACCTTTAAATATATCTGTATATTCATTTTTATTTTGTTTATCTATATTGTTTTCAACTAAATCTTCTAATAATACAGTAGCTTCTTCTGTTTTAATTTCTGGTACACTACTTGAAGCGATATTCTTCACAAAATCTGCAGTTGTATAAGAATAAATACCTAATTGTTCAACTAAGTATGGTCTATTCCACTGTTTCATTATACGACTCTTATCTGTACCACTTAAAGTACTAAATACAAAGAATAAAATTGTAGTTCCTATAACAAGTGGAACAACAAACTCTAATCTACTTCTATTATTCTCTGCTTTTTCAAAGAAATTTCTTCTCTTTAACTTACGTATCACTACTACTAATACTATTGTAGGAATTGCAAATAATAATACTTTAAGATCTAATGTTTTTATTACACTATCTCCTACTTCTTTAACCTGAGTAAGTTGCTTTAATAATGAAAATGATAAAAATGAACTATAATGCTTATAATAAACATAATTCATTCCATTTAATAAACTAAAAAATACTGACAGTGCTACATATAAATAGTTCCTACGTTTATATGATAAAAATAATGCTATTATA
It encodes the following:
- a CDS encoding LTA synthase family protein; the encoded protein is MKLKNKLLSGFKNNIIFILLIIGAILNDMLLRKMTVGGISYWKPIVTTIPMIIFTSIIALFLSYKRRNYLYVALSVFFSLLNGMNYVYYKHYSSFLSFSLLKQLTQVKEVGDSVIKTLDLKVLLFAIPTIVLVVVIRKLKRRNFFEKAENNRSRLEFVVPLVIGTTILFFVFSTLSGTDKSRIMKQWNRPYLVEQLGIYSYTTADFVKNIASSSVPEIKTEEATVLLEDLVENNIDKQNKNEYTDIFKGKDVYVIHYESAERFAMDLEFEDGSVTPFLNKMASEGLYFDNFYPQHSVGTSSDSEFTFNTSLLPINNGTVFMTHADRNYVSLQKLLKDKGYYTMSMHGNNGDFWNRNVMHKTLGYDKFFSKDDYVIDEEIGLGLGLSDKSFFNQSIQKIKQVKQEQQKPIMSTLITLSNHYPFDDVEKYPGFNVGHLEGTDIGNYLKSYHYADLALQSFIEGMDREGLLDNAVVVLYGDHHAKISTDDYRKTFNYNQDTGEYYTKEDPEYTAMNGRFKKQLKRTPFIVWSKDKQFNETINTPMGMVDALPTISNMLGIFNPYQLGNDIMSVKENNVVFPDGSWLNKKHFYSASSSKLYSFESDEVIENPNLIVTNEMIDKKIDLSNNIIQNDLIRFFNGLLAHQKVLTPEKRSMMYMEPIS
- a CDS encoding penicillin-binding transpeptidase domain-containing protein, yielding MNKHKISILIIVVFLMTVLIFTGCSSQTKEDAFNAYKDSWASKDYEKMYDILSTDSKKYISKEDFITRYTNIYDGIGAKDIHIELNDEQDKDDTLKFTLKMDSIAGEIKLEDFNIRMVEEDIDGENNWHVKWDENLIFPDMNKEDKVRIETLYSERGEIYDKSGNGLAVNGTRYNIGIYPKLFEENKESNISNMSNILDIDKELIEDKLDKNTNPEYFIPIVKLSVDDTKLSQLLDIKGVKHQEVKERIYPGGEAFGSLIGYTGSITAEELEKDKEGIYNSTSIVGKLGLESVYEESLRSKDGKEIYISKINDGKEIDKVVLAKTRPEDGKDLKLSIDMDLQKKIYNEMDGNVGASVAIHPITGEVLSMVSSPSFDSNLFTTYISNTQSKEWEDTEVNEFQNRFNDAYSPGSTFKLVTADIALDKNSINPSEKLSINGKQWQKDNSWGDYKVTRVSDKISNVNLNDAFVYSDNIYFAMAALEIGEKNFIEESKKFGFNEDIPVNYPIEKSQIANENKMGNEILLANTGYGQGEVLVSPLHLSLIYSSVVNEGDIMKPILEQGEGVKSEIWKKDVITDKNIDILKQSLINIIEDKNGTGNEAKLDGIKLAGKTGTAELKSSQNETGKEDGWFVAMDIDNPELVVSMIIEGVEDKGGSHHVVPRVKNIMEYYLK